From Vigna unguiculata cultivar IT97K-499-35 chromosome 5, ASM411807v1, whole genome shotgun sequence, the proteins below share one genomic window:
- the LOC114183198 gene encoding shaggy-related protein kinase eta-like isoform X1 — translation MASMPLGQQQLQPPQVATPPQQLPQAENDPMKVDSRGGSDAASNKEMSAPVAEGNEAHGLTGHIISTTIGGKNGEPKRTISYMAERVVGTGSFGIVFQAKCLETGEAVAIKKVLQDRRYKNRELQLMRMMDHPNVVSLRHCFFSTTSRDELFLNLVMEYVPETIFRVIKHYSSINQRIPLIYVKLYTYQIFRGLAYIHTVPGVCHRDVKPQNLLVDPITHQLKLCDFGSAKVLVKGESNISYICSRYYRAPELIFGATEYTTSVDIWSAGCVLAELLLGQPLFPGENQVDQLVEIIKVLGTPTREEIRCMNPNYTDFRFPHIKAHPWHKVFHKRMPPEAIDLASRLLQYSPKLRYSAVEALAHPFFDELREPNARLPNGRSLPPLFNFKQELDGAPPELLPKLIPEHARRQGLPDTQTQM, via the exons ATGGCCTCTATGCCGCTGGGGCAGCAACAGCTTCAACCACCGCAAGTGGCAACTCCGCCGCAACAACTGCCGCAGGCGGAGAATGACCCTATGAAAGTGGACTCTCGTGGCGGCTCTGACGCCGCCTCCAATAAG GAAATGTCCGCTCCTGTCGCAGAGGGTAATGAGGCACATGGACTCACTGGTCACATAATCTCAACCACAATTGGTGGCAAAAATGGTGAACCTAAACGA ACTATCAGTTACATGGCCGAACGTGTTGTTGGCACTGGATCATTTGGAATTGTTTTCCAG GCAAAGTGCTTGGAGACCGGGGAGGCAGTGGCCATAAAGAAGGTCTTGCAGGACAGGCGATACAAAAATCGAGAACTGCAGTTAATGCGCATGATGGATCACCCAAATGTAGTTTCCCTGAGGCACTGTTTCTTCTCTACAACAAGTCGAGATGAACTTTTTCTGAACTTGGTGATGGAATATGTCCCTGAGACGATCTTCCGTGTTATAAAGCACTACAGTAGTATAAACCAGAGAATTCCCCTGATCTATGTgaaattatatacatatcaa ATCTTTAGGGGACTGGCATATATCCACACCGTACCAGGAGTCTGCCACAGGGATGTAAAGCCTCAAAATCTTTTG GTGGATCCAATCACACATCAACTCAAGCTTTGCGATTTTGGGAGTGCAAAAGTTCTG GTAAAGGGTGAATCAAACATCTCATACATATGTTCACGGTATTATCGGGCCCCAGAACTAATATTTGGTGCGACAGAGTACACAACTTCTGTTGATATCTGGTCAGCTGGTTGTGTCCTTGCAGAACTTCTGCTGGGCCAG CCTTTGTTCCCAGGAGAAAATCAGGTCGACCAACTTGTTGAAATTATCAAG gtTCTTGGCACTCCTACTCGGGAAGAAATTCGGtgcatgaaccctaattatacaGATTTCAGATTCCCCCATATCAAAGCTCATCCTTGGCATAAG GTTTTTCACAAGCGAATGCCTCCTGAAGCAATTGACCTTGCATCAAGGCTTCTCCAATATTCACCAAAACTTCGTTACAGCGCT GTGGAAGCATTGGCACATCCTTTCTTTGACGAGCTTCGCGAGCCCAATGCTCGGCTACCTAATGGTCGTTCACTACCTCCACTTTTTAACTTCAAACAGGAA TTAGATGGAGCTCCTCCTGAACTGCTTCCTAAGCTCATCCCGGAGCATGCCAGACGGCAAGGCTTGCCGGATACCCAAACTCAAATGTAA
- the LOC114183236 gene encoding peroxidase P7-like — translation MAPFSRTLFFVALFILSLLSSSTNAQLSTNFYDKTCPNLQTIMRNVMEQAINGEPRLGASILRLFFHDCFVNGCDASILLDDSDTFVGEKNAAPNRNSMRGYEVIDTIKTKVEAACNGIVSCADILALAARDGVVLLGGPSWTVALGRRDARTASQSAANAELPSPFSDLPTLTTAFAAKGLSARDLTVLSGSHSLGQAQCQFFRARIYNGTNIDTSFAASRRTTCPSSGGDTNLSPLDSLTPVLFDNNYFSDLVARRGLLISDQVLFDGASQDPLVRIYSDSNAAFFRDFAEAMTKMSDITPLTGTAGEIRRNCRLVN, via the exons ATGGCACCTTTCTCACGTACCCTCTTCTTTGTTGCACTCTTCATTCtttctctcctttcttcttcaACCAATGCACAACTTTCTACCAACTTCTACGATAAAACTTGTCCCAATCTTCAAACCATTATGAGAAATGTAATGGAGCAAGCCATCAATGGAGAACCTCGACTTGGAGCCTCTATACTCCGATTGTTCTTCCACGATTGTTTTGTCAAT GGCTGCGATGCATCAATTTTATTGGATGACAGTGACACATTTGTTGGTGAGAAAAATGCAGCACCAAACAGAAATTCAATGAGGGGTTACGAAGTGATCGACACCATTAAAACCAAGGTTGAAGCTGCTTGCAATGGCATTGTCTCTTGTGCTGATATTCTGGCACTTGCAGCAAGAGATGGAGTAGTTCTG CTCGGAGGACCTTCATGGACAGTAGCACTAGGTCGAAGAGACGCAAGAACAGCAAGCCAAAGCGCAGCCAACGCCGAACTCCCTTCTCCGTTCTCCGACCTTCCCACACTCACCACCGCCTTCGCCGCCAAAGGCCTGAGCGCACGTGACCTCACCGTGCTCTCCGGCAGCCACAGCTTAGGGCAAGCGCAGTGCCAGTTTTTCAGAGCTCGCATCTACAACGGAACCAACATCGACACCAGCTTCGCCGCGTCAAGAAGAACCACTTGCCCTTCCTCTGGTGGGGACACTAACTTGTCCCCTCTCGACTCCCTCACTCCCGTTCTCTTCGACAACAACTACTTCTCCGACCTGGTGGCTCGCCGTGGCCTTCTCATCTCCGATCAAGTGCTCTTCGACGGTGCCTCTCAAGACCCTTTGGTCAGAATTTACAGCGACAGCAATGCTGCGTTTTTTCGTGATTTTGCTGAAGCTATGACTAAGATGAGTGATATCACTCCTCTCACTGGAACTGCTGGTGAGATCAGAAGGAATTGCAGGCTTGTCAATTGA
- the LOC114183198 gene encoding shaggy-related protein kinase zeta-like isoform X2, whose protein sequence is MSAPVAEGNEAHGLTGHIISTTIGGKNGEPKRTISYMAERVVGTGSFGIVFQAKCLETGEAVAIKKVLQDRRYKNRELQLMRMMDHPNVVSLRHCFFSTTSRDELFLNLVMEYVPETIFRVIKHYSSINQRIPLIYVKLYTYQIFRGLAYIHTVPGVCHRDVKPQNLLVDPITHQLKLCDFGSAKVLVKGESNISYICSRYYRAPELIFGATEYTTSVDIWSAGCVLAELLLGQPLFPGENQVDQLVEIIKVLGTPTREEIRCMNPNYTDFRFPHIKAHPWHKVFHKRMPPEAIDLASRLLQYSPKLRYSAVEALAHPFFDELREPNARLPNGRSLPPLFNFKQELDGAPPELLPKLIPEHARRQGLPDTQTQM, encoded by the exons ATGTCCGCTCCTGTCGCAGAGGGTAATGAGGCACATGGACTCACTGGTCACATAATCTCAACCACAATTGGTGGCAAAAATGGTGAACCTAAACGA ACTATCAGTTACATGGCCGAACGTGTTGTTGGCACTGGATCATTTGGAATTGTTTTCCAG GCAAAGTGCTTGGAGACCGGGGAGGCAGTGGCCATAAAGAAGGTCTTGCAGGACAGGCGATACAAAAATCGAGAACTGCAGTTAATGCGCATGATGGATCACCCAAATGTAGTTTCCCTGAGGCACTGTTTCTTCTCTACAACAAGTCGAGATGAACTTTTTCTGAACTTGGTGATGGAATATGTCCCTGAGACGATCTTCCGTGTTATAAAGCACTACAGTAGTATAAACCAGAGAATTCCCCTGATCTATGTgaaattatatacatatcaa ATCTTTAGGGGACTGGCATATATCCACACCGTACCAGGAGTCTGCCACAGGGATGTAAAGCCTCAAAATCTTTTG GTGGATCCAATCACACATCAACTCAAGCTTTGCGATTTTGGGAGTGCAAAAGTTCTG GTAAAGGGTGAATCAAACATCTCATACATATGTTCACGGTATTATCGGGCCCCAGAACTAATATTTGGTGCGACAGAGTACACAACTTCTGTTGATATCTGGTCAGCTGGTTGTGTCCTTGCAGAACTTCTGCTGGGCCAG CCTTTGTTCCCAGGAGAAAATCAGGTCGACCAACTTGTTGAAATTATCAAG gtTCTTGGCACTCCTACTCGGGAAGAAATTCGGtgcatgaaccctaattatacaGATTTCAGATTCCCCCATATCAAAGCTCATCCTTGGCATAAG GTTTTTCACAAGCGAATGCCTCCTGAAGCAATTGACCTTGCATCAAGGCTTCTCCAATATTCACCAAAACTTCGTTACAGCGCT GTGGAAGCATTGGCACATCCTTTCTTTGACGAGCTTCGCGAGCCCAATGCTCGGCTACCTAATGGTCGTTCACTACCTCCACTTTTTAACTTCAAACAGGAA TTAGATGGAGCTCCTCCTGAACTGCTTCCTAAGCTCATCCCGGAGCATGCCAGACGGCAAGGCTTGCCGGATACCCAAACTCAAATGTAA
- the LOC114183235 gene encoding probable serine/threonine-protein kinase PBL23 gives MDEDYDYRRKAKIALIAIMVFASIAVFALFVAFAYYCYILNKVSNRRKSLKKVEDANLNENSDFANLQVIAEKGLQVFTFKQLHSATGGFSKSNVVGHGGFGLVYRGVLNSGRKVAIKFMDQAGKQGEEEFKVEVELLSRLHSPYLLALLGYCSDSNHKLLVYEFMANGGLQEHLYPVSNSIITPIKLDWETRLRIALEAARGLEYLHEHVSPPVIHRDFKSSNILLDKKFHAKVSDFGLAKLGPDRAGGHVSTRVLGTQGYVAPEYALTGHLTTKSDVYSYGVVLLELLTGRVPVDMKRPPGEGVLVSWALPLLTDREKVVKIMDPSLEGQYSMKEVVQVAAIAAMCVQPEADYRPLMADVVQSLVPLVKTQRSPSKVGSCSSFHSPKLSPGPTSS, from the exons ATGGACGAAGATTATGACTACAGAAGGAAGGCCAAGATTGCACTCATCGCCATTATGGTGTTCGCTTCCATCGCCGTCTTTGCCTTGTTCGTTGCCTTTGCTTACTACTGCTACATCCTCAACAAGGTCTCCAACCGCCGCAAAAGCCTCAAAAAAG TTGAAGACGCAAACCTTAATGAGAATAGTGACTTTGCAAATCTGCAAGTCATTGCCGAGAAAGGACTTCAGGTGTTCACTTTCAAGCAGCTGCATTCTGCAACAGGGGGCTTCAGCAAGTCGAATGTCGTTGGTCATGGTGGATTTGGACTTGTTTACCGGGGAGTGCTCAATAGTGGCAGGAAAGTTGCCATTAAATTCATGGATCAGGCAGGAAAGCAAGGGGAAGAAGAATTTAAAGTAGAG GTGGAATTGCTAAGCCGGTTGCATTCACCATATCTGCTGGCATTGCTTGGGTACTGCTCTGATAGTAATCATAAATTGCTGGTGTATGAATTTATGGCAAATGGTGGACTGCAGGAACATCTTTATCCTGTTAGCA ATTCTATTATTACACCCATAAAGTTGGATTGGGAAACTCGACTAAGAATAGCACTTGAAGCTGCTAGGGGGTTAGAATATCTTCATGAGCATGTCAGTCCCCCAGTTATTCACAGAGATTTTAAGAGCAGTAACATCCTCTTGGATAAGAAATTTCATGCCAAAGTTTCTGATTTTGGATTGGCAAAGTTGGGACCTGATAGAGCTGGTGGACATGTTTCAACTCGAGTTTTGGGCACCCAAGGATATGTTGCCCCCGA ATATGCACTAACAGGGCATTTAACCACAAAATCAGATGTGTACAGTTATGGTGTTGTACTTTTGGAGCTGCTCACTGGCCGAGTGCCAGTAGATATGAAGAGACCTCCAGGAGAAGGTGTTCTTGTTTCTTGG GCTCTGCCTCTTTTGACCGATAGAGAAAAGGTTGTAAAGATTATGGATCCTTCATTGGAGGGACAGTACTCTATGAAAGAGGTTGTCCAGGTGGCTGCAATTGCTGCAATGTGTGTGCAACCCGAGGCAGATTATCGTCCTCTCATGGCAGATGTTGTGCAGTCATTGGTTCCACTGGTGAAGACTCAAAGGTCCCCTTCAAAGGTGGGAAGCTGCTCCAGTTTCCACTCTCCCAAGTTGTCCCCCGGCCCAACATCTAGTTAG